In the Gorilla gorilla gorilla isolate KB3781 chromosome 1, NHGRI_mGorGor1-v2.1_pri, whole genome shotgun sequence genome, GAGGTGGACATTAAACAAATAACCACATAAATAGAGGGGGAAAAACTGTAATCAATGCCATAAAGGAAAAGTATGAGGTACTGTGAAAGTGTACAGCAGGTACCCCTAATTTAGATGGGAGGGTGTCAGTGAGGGCCTCCAGAGCTGAAGCATGAAGAAGAGTGGTCCTAGGCGAGGAACTAGCCTTGCTTCCTTTCAGAGACTGAAAGATGGTAGGTGTGTCTAGACTGCAACTGATGGTCTCATCTTGTCTGTGGTGGCCTGTGCTTCCTAAGATCTGTCAGGGATGGACGACATAGGCCAGCTTGATCCTGACTGTTGGATCCAgctttattttcagtgtttctaAGTCCAGAAATCCTGAGTCTGGCCACTTTTCCTTTAGCCACAATAATTCAGAAAACTATTAGCCAGAATAATGCAGAGAACTGATCACTGCAAGTCACTCTGCCTTGAAGCTATTGGAATGGCTCCAGAACAGGGCactgggggccaaggcaggatttCAACCAGGAGGGTTTTACAGAAGACGGACTTCACCTGTGAGGGCTGGGGTTGGAACCGAGCACCAAAGAAGTGGCCACTGTCCACTGATGGCCGTCTCCCTCTTCTCTgtagccctcccccacccctaAGCAGCCCAGCTTCAGCAGAGGAGGCCTGGGCACAGGAATGGATTGTTGCTAGAAACCTGGCTTCAGCTGGAGGAAGTCAGAAGACCGGGCTGATGGCCGCGCAGACAGAGCTGTGTTTATCCAGGAAAAGAGGTAGGACGTAGGCAGCGGAGGCCCCTGCCAGCTCCTCCCATAAGGACTGCGCTGGGGGAGCAAGCTGCAGAGAAAGCTGCTCCCCTCTGGCTCTTAAAGTGTCAGGGCCTGAGGCCAGAACCCAAAGGCGACCCACAGGTGAGGCCAGCACTCCGGGCGCACGACGGAGAGGGTCGCTAGCTCGGATCCCAGGGCAGAGGGTCGGAACACGGTGCTCTTGGTGGCTCCGCGCAGGGGTGAGGCGAGCGCGTGGTGGCGGAGCCTTCCGGAGACCGCTCTGAGGGTGGCGGAGAATCAATGCTGCCTTTGTGCTCGGTGGTTTCCGAGGGAGAAAAGGAGTGGAGAGTGGGAGGGGCGACCCAACGGCCCGGCCCCGCCCTGCAGACGCGGGATGCGGTAGGGCTGGGAGGCGCGGGAGCTGGACGGTCAGGGCTACCGGGGGTGGGATTCTGTGTCCCCGGGAGGTGCGTCTCCTTGGACCAGCCCAGGGTGTCCTGAGGTCAGCAGCCAGGTGTGTCCCCTGGCTGCCAGGAGCAGAAGTGAGTCCTCTTCTGGCTTGGAGCGACtcgaggaggggaaggaggagccaGAGGAGGCAGGTGGGGCTAGGACTGAGGGATGGCTCAGGCCAGAGAAGCTTGAGCCGGGGCAGCCTGGCAAAGGGAGGAAGTCCCAAGGGGCGCCAGACTGGATCCCAGAGGAAAACCCAAGTCTTCGAAATGGGCGGGGGAGGAGGGCGTGAGCCCGCCTAGGGCGCAGTGTCCCAGGGGGTTTGGGATCTGAGTCCTTTTGCTATAATGCGTTTATTATCCTATTTGTCCTAATAGTACCCTAGGGTTCTGGTGGATACTATATGGGCCCTCTAAGGTGAATGGGGCATCTTTAGTACCAGTGGGAGAATCTGTGTACTTGGTGACGGAGGCCCGTATATGAAAATGTGACTGACTGGCCCTTCGCTTCCTCCATTTCTCCCCAGCCCCCGAGACTGCGCCGCCCTTTCTTTTTCTGCTCAAACAGGGGTCCGCGCTCCCAGTGGGTCCGGAGAccggggcgcggtggctgaccGCCCGGTGTACGCCAGCATCACTCACCTCTGACTCCTCTGCGCTCCTCGCCCAGCCCCGCTCCGCCGAGCACTCCCATCTGAGACGGGATTTGGACCCCCTCGGCCCTGCGGAATTCGGAATTCCATTACCCCACCCACCGCATGTGGCTCTTGGAAAAAGCTGGCTATAAGGTGGGGGCCGCGGAGCCTGCGGCCCGTTGGGCGCCTTCCGGCCTGTTCTCCAAGCGTCGCGCCCCGGGCCCGCCCACGAGCGCCTGCCCCAACATCCTCACCCCGGATCGCATCCCGCAGTTCTTCATCCCGCCTCGGCTCCCGGACCCGGGCGGCGCAGTGCCCGCGGCCCGGCGGCACGTGGTGGGGCGCGGCCTCCCCGCGACCTGCTCGCTGCCTCACCTGGCGGGCCGCGAAGGCTGGGCCTTCCTGCCTGAGAGCCCGCACACGCGCCGGCGGGAATCCCTGTTCCACGGGCCGCCACCCGCCCCGGCCGGGGGACTCCCCGCGGCGCAGTCCCGGCTGCACGTCTCCGCCCCGGACCTGCGCCTCTGCCGGGCCCCCGACAGCGACACGGCCTCGTCGCCGGACTCGTCGCCCTTCGGCTCCCCGCGGCCAGGCCTGGGCCGGCGCCGGGTGTCCAGGCCGCACTCCCTGTCCCCAGAAAAAGCGAGCTCGGCCGATACCAGCCCGCACTCGCCGCGCCGCGCCGGGCCGCCCACGCCGCCGCTCTTCCACCTGGACTTCCTGTGCTGCCAGCTGCGGCCCACGCGCGAGAGCGTGCTGCGCCTGGGGCCCCGCGGCGGGCAGCTGCGGCTCTCCACCGAATATCAGGCCGGGCCCGGGCGGCTGCGGCTGCGCCTAGTGAGCGCCGAGGGCCTGCCCCAGCCGCGGTCCCGCCCcgggagcggcggcggcggctgctgtGTGGTGCTGAGGCTGCGGCCCCGCGTCCGGCCGCGGGAGCAGCAGAGCCGCGTGGTCAAGTGCAGCGCCAACCCCATCTTCAACGAGGATTTCTTTTTCGACGGG is a window encoding:
- the C2CD4D gene encoding C2 calcium-dependent domain-containing protein 4D, coding for MWLLEKAGYKVGAAEPAARWAPSGLFSKRRAPGPPTSACPNILTPDRIPQFFIPPRLPDPGGAVPAARRHVVGRGLPATCSLPHLAGREGWAFLPESPHTRRRESLFHGPPPAPAGGLPAAQSRLHVSAPDLRLCRAPDSDTASSPDSSPFGSPRPGLGRRRVSRPHSLSPEKASSADTSPHSPRRAGPPTPPLFHLDFLCCQLRPTRESVLRLGPRGGQLRLSTEYQAGPGRLRLRLVSAEGLPQPRSRPGSGGGGCCVVLRLRPRVRPREQQSRVVKCSANPIFNEDFFFDGLGPPDLAARSLRAKVLDRGAGLRRDVLLGECETPLIALLPPLGGGLGPGSSLAPTHLSL